A window of the Glaciimonas sp. CA11.2 genome harbors these coding sequences:
- the istB gene encoding IS21-like element helper ATPase IstB: MKTKADIAKPDLGCDMAVLHEQLLAMHMPYMNEHFESLGQKAALDQSPHVDYLAELIDGESNQRNDRTTLRRIVAARLPVLKTIDQFDWSWPSNINQLQVRHLFRLGFLKDKANIIFVGSVGLGKSHLATALVHTACLQGHSALFTSAAEIINSLSASQAAGGFKREMNKYLKPSVLAIDELGYLPIDKFGADCLFQIISARYERSSTIVTSNRAFKHWAEIFNNDSTLTSALLDRLLHHAETILIEGKSYRMKDQIENLKP; this comes from the coding sequence ATGAAAACAAAAGCTGACATCGCCAAACCTGACCTCGGATGTGATATGGCCGTATTACATGAGCAACTGCTGGCTATGCACATGCCGTATATGAATGAACACTTTGAATCGTTAGGACAGAAGGCGGCTTTAGATCAGTCGCCGCATGTAGATTACCTGGCTGAATTGATCGATGGCGAAAGCAATCAGCGCAACGACCGCACAACATTACGACGCATTGTAGCTGCACGATTGCCGGTATTAAAAACGATTGACCAGTTTGACTGGAGCTGGCCGAGCAACATCAATCAATTACAGGTCCGGCATTTATTTCGTCTTGGCTTTCTAAAGGATAAGGCGAATATTATCTTTGTTGGCAGTGTTGGTTTAGGAAAGAGTCACTTGGCAACTGCACTGGTTCATACTGCCTGCTTGCAGGGTCATTCGGCGTTATTTACTTCGGCCGCCGAGATCATCAACTCACTCTCGGCTTCGCAAGCAGCTGGCGGATTCAAGCGTGAAATGAACAAATATCTGAAGCCATCTGTGCTCGCTATTGACGAGCTTGGATACCTTCCGATCGATAAATTTGGTGCTGACTGTCTGTTCCAAATTATTAGTGCGCGTTATGAACGTAGCTCTACTATCGTGACCTCTAACCGGGCATTCAAACACTGGGCTGAAATCTTTAACAACGACAGTACGCTGACATCAGCCTTGCTTGATCGACTTCTGCACCATGCTGAAACCATCCTCATTGAGGGGAAAAGTTACCGCATGAAGGATCAGATTGAAAATTTGAAGCCTTAA